The Halictus rubicundus isolate RS-2024b chromosome 3, iyHalRubi1_principal, whole genome shotgun sequence genome includes a region encoding these proteins:
- the Eif2bepsilon gene encoding eukaryotic translation initiation factor 2B subunit epsilon, with protein MNAKMGKKDIVQAVVLSEDFVTNLTPMQDIFPSVLMPIINVPLLDYLMETLITCGVQELFLYCSCHIDLIKAYIHKRKWSRILVTLIISEGCRSLGDALRDIDTKGSIRGNFILIRADTFINTDLMNALNIHRSKLENDKGATMTMLMRNIGSTSDSLLRKETFLLVSDKTSKKVLHYSKLRSDEKKVKLELNWFLDHNEIEINTCYMDTHVYLCSPFVLPLFSDNFDFQTMEDFIRGVLMNEEILNSRIYWQQLNPEDYSLPIVSWNAYQILNRDILNRHSFPLTLNSIPFLNNFIPMPRSTYKHRSASLAKGCTLKEDSVLCQNSILGNDTSVTRSVIGHNCVIGSNVEIKDSYILSDTKIEDNSTVTNSIIFSNCVIKQAAQINRCIACPGTNIDDRMEYIDSILEFKDNKVIVKRISEIDVDSDFEFFSDYHAEESDNYSTDDTSSNVGSECNSPIPDDTHLFLSEVIDSLLRGFQDKLNCDNLILEINSSRYAYNVTMSEVTYNVIKAILSLPFHYLSEKKETVNNQNYQKHLKIMVTYFQPIILNYVKTEDAQEDCLRAMEEVATSTEELLPFLQHLLHLFYDKDVLSEEKILEWYRSSDKDIDEFQNNKVRTAIKPFIQWLEEAEEDSSASENDE; from the exons ATGAATgcaaaaatggggaaaaaagaTATTGTACAAGCGGTAGTTCTTTCGGAAGATTTTGTAACAAATTTGACACCTATGCAAGATATATTTCCAAGTGTCTTAATGCCTATCATAAATGTACCACTTTTAGATTATTTAATGGAAACTCTGATTACATGTGGAGTACaagaattatttctttattgtAGCTGTCATATCGATTTAATAAAAGCTTACATACATAAAAGAAAGTGGTCAAGAATACTAGTTACTCTAATTATATCAGAAGGATGTAGATCTTTGGGCGATGCTCTCAGAGATATTGATACAAAAGGTTCGATCCGTGGCAATTTTATACTGATAAGGGCAGATACCTTTATTAACACAGATCTTATGAACGCTTTAAACATTCACCGCTCTAAACTTGAAAATGATAAAGGTGCAACAATGACTATGTTGATGAGAAACATTGGTTCAACAAGCGATTccttattaagaaaagaaacatttttattagtttctgaTAAAACCAGTAAAAAGGTTCTACACTATAGTAAATTAAGGTCTGATGAGAAGAAAGTGAAATTAGAATTAAATTGGTTCTTAGATCATAATGAAATTGAGATTAACACTTGCTACATGGATACTCATGTTTACCTATGTTCACCTTTTGTACTACCGCTATTCTCCGATAATTTTGATTTTCAA ACAATGGAAGACTTTATTCGAGGAGTGCTGATGAATGAAGAAATTTTGAATTCCCGTATTTATTGGCAACAATTGAATCCTGAAGATTATAGTTTACCAATTGTATCGTGGAACGCATACCAGATTCTTAATCGTGATATTTTAAACAGGCATAGTTTTCCACTTACACTGAATTCTATTCCAtttctaaacaattttattcctaTGCCACGCAGCACTTACAAACATAGAAGTGCTTCACTTGCTAAAGGTTGCACTTTGAAGGAAGATAGTGTACTCTGTCAAAACAGTATACTGGGAAATGACACTTCTGTTACAAGATCTGTTATTGGTCACAATTGTGTAATAGGCTCTAATGTAGAAATAAAAGATTCCTACATATTATCAGACACTAAGATTGAAGATAATTCCACTGTTACGAACagtataatattttcaaattgtgTTATTAAACAGGCTGCTCAAATAAATAGATGTATAGCATGTCCTGGAACAAACATCGATGACCGAATGGAATATATTGATTCCATATTAGAATTCAAAGACAATAAAGTTATTGTTAAAAGGATATCGGAGATTGACGTGGATAGTGATTTTGAGTTTTTTAGTGATTACCATGCAGAAGAATCTGACAATTATTCTACAGATGATACAAGTAGCAATGTAGGTTCTGAATGTAATTCACCAATCCCAGATGATACCCACTTGTTTCTATCTGAAGTTATTGATAGTTTATTAAGAGGTTTTCAAGACAAACTTAATTGTGACAACTTAATTTTGGAAATAAATTCGTCAAGATATGCATATAATGTTACCATGAGTGAAGTAACATATAATGTCATTAAAGCTATACTAAGTTTACCGTTCCATTACCTTtcagaaaagaaagaaactgTAAATAACCAAAACTATCAAAAACACTTAAAAATTATGGTGACTTATTTCCAACCAATTATTTTAAACTATGTCAAAACAGAAGATGCTCAAGAAGACTGTTTACGTGCAATGGAAGAAGTTGCTACTTCAACTGAAGAATTACTAccatttttacaacatttattACATCTTTTTTACGATAAAGACGTATTGTCAGAAGAAAAGATTTTAGAGTGGTACAGATCCAGTGATAAAGATATAGATGAGTTTCAGAATAATAAAGTTAGAACCGCGATAAAGCCATTTATTCAATGGttagaagaagctgaagaagaTTCTAGTGCAAGTGAAAACGATGAATAA
- the LOC143352309 gene encoding rabphilin-3A isoform X2 has product MDITVKDPGRGTRWVCPNDRHLALRAKLRIGWSVKTGSLDSKWGNYSNSYTAASNRCAQSFVLSEEEQQAIIEVIQRAEALDLSEQERIGRLVERLENMKRNVCIVTGTRMNERRNCSSRCSNSTHCVCSCALCGEKFGAVLGATPNLCKDCRKYICQKCGIETTELNSAFQNAASTKSVSDRTTMQRIVRRSNNSQKQFLCRICAETREMWKKSGAWFIKGMPKYILPEKKERGWSRIGHKQMTWAVGGNKSLELTDPHDSSSDEEVTRLSPFSNSAQSTSSVSKTSPGHRSNDLSPFNNREECSDQLDRSTLSITSQCSRVSPTSSVTSSRLRTNGRTTHEPQVEQRVSFEDEIVNEKVKKSNNPNDVNNDTHRIEFNSYNQLKNSQLTHCRLNSSMVPMKLGTTIIPTEQIVEHIQIKKKHMGQDVSQSCLEKENPRSNNQIDSSHLQMSEHGVGQSYGTLEISLRYDPAVQCLQCKVERARDLRPMDIHGLADPFCKLNILPVDLVASTKRLRTKTVHKTRNPEFNEILNFYGTTETDIWNGKTLHILILQDDPAGQDFLGEARFPLHELQPRQTKHYNVPLQDYYPVDNEEAAWGVFSSGWGKIEVTLSYCTRRRALTVMVQQAANLLPMDSNGFSDPFVKLCLIENITNNQKQRVFDYSVARITGRKFMPKKIIGRNSQNTTIKWKTLNPRWNEEFIFTTPLTDLTKLALYVTVWDKDFGKHNDYLGGLELSCNSKGARLRHWVDAIKFPDHRHQAWHNLTDTVFPTE; this is encoded by the exons ATGGACATCACAGTAAAAGATCCAGGTAGAGGAACCAGATGGGTTTGTCCAAATGATCGTCATTTGGCTTTGAGAGCAAA ATTACGCATAGGATGGTCTGTGAAAACTGGTTCTTTAGATTCAAAATGGGGTAATTATTCTAATTCTTACACTGCTGCTTCAAATCGTTGCGCACAATCATTTGTCTTGTCTGAAGAAGAACAACAAGCAATCATAGAG GTCATTCAAAGAGCCGAAGCCTTAGATCTGTCAGAACAAGAACGAATTGGTAGATTAGTAGAGAGACTAGAAAACATGAAACGTAATGTTTGCATTGTCACGGGAACAAGAATGaatgagagacgaaactgtAGCAGCCGTTGTTCCAATAGCACGCATTGCGTATGTTCCTGTGCTCTCTGTGGTGAAAAATTTGGGGCTGTCCTAGGCGCAACACCGAATCTTTGCAAGGACTGCCGTAAATACATATGTCAGAAGTGTGGCATAGAAACTACCGAACTTAATTCAGCATTTCAAAATGCAGCTTCGACCAAAAGTGTATCAGATAGAACAACTATGCAACGTATTGTCAGACGTTCGAATAACAGTCAAAAGCAATTTCTTTGTCGGATATGCGCGGAGACCAGAGAAATGTGGAAAAAAAGCGGCGCTTGGTTTATTAAAGGAATGCCGAAATATATTTTGCCCGAGAAGAAG GAGCGAGGATGGTCGCGGATAGGTCACAAACAAATGACTTGGGCAGTTGGAGGAAACAAATCTCTAGAATTGACAGATCCCCATGATTCTTCTTCAGATGAGGAAGTAACGCGACTTTCACCGTTCTCGAATTCCGCTCAATCAACTAGCAGTGTATCGAAAACATCGCCGGGACATCGATCCAACGATTTATCACCATTTAATAATCGTGAAGAATGTTCAGATCAATTAGATAGGTCTACTCTTTCAATTACATCACAATGTAGTCGTGTTTCGCCGACTTCCTCGGTTACAAGCTCACGATTGCGAACAAACGGTAGAACCACTCACGAGCCTCAAGTTGAACAACGTGTGTCTTTCGAAGATGAAATTGTCAATGAAAAAGTTAAGAAATCTAACAATCCTAACGACGTGAATAATGACACCCATAGAATAGAGTTTAACTCGTACAATCAATTAAAAAACTCACAG TTAACGCATTGCAGACTGAACTCGTCAATGGTTCCAATGAAACTGGGAACGACAATCATTCCAACGGAACAAATAGTAGAACACATTCAAATCAAAAAGAAACACATGGGTCAGGACGTAAGTCAATCTTGCTTAGAAAAAGAGAACCCGCGCAGCAACAATCAAATCGACTCGTCACACCTACAAATGTCGGAGCACG GGGTGGGGCAAAGTTATGGAACTCTAGAAATCTCCTTGCGGTACGACCCAGCGGTTCAGTGCCTCCAGTGCAAAGTGGAACGAGCACGAGACTTACGACCAATGGACATTCACGGTCTCGCCGATCCGTTTTGCAAACTGAACATATTACCAGTAGACCTAGTTGCGAGTACGAAACGTCTCCGAACAAAGACAGTTCACAAAACACGGAATCCGGAATTCAACGAGATTCTAAACTTTTATGGAACGACAGAAACAGAC ATATGGAATGGCAAAACACTACACATTCTGATACTCCAGGACGATCCAGCAGGTCAAGACTTTCTAGGAGAAGCTAGGTTTCCTCTGCACGAGTTACAACCCCGTCAAACAAAACATTATAATGTCCCATTACAAGATTATTATCCA GTGGACAATGAAGAAGCTGCATGGGGTGTGTTTTCCAGTGGATGGGGAAAGATCGAAGTGACTCTAAGTTATTGTACAAGACGTAGAGCATTGACGGTTATGGTTCAACAAGCTGCAAACCTACTTCCAATGGATAGTAACGGATTTTCCGACCCATTTGTCAAGTTGTGCCTTATAGAAAATATAACAAACAATCAAAAACAACGTGTCTTCGACTATTCAGTTGCACGTATCACAGGCAGAAAATTCATGCCGAAGAAAATCATAGGTCGCAATTCACAGAATACAACAATCAAGTGGAAAACCTTAAATCCAAGATGGAACGAAGAATTCATTTTTACTACTCCATTGACAGATCTTACGAAACTCGCATTATACGTTACAGTGTGGGACAAGGACTTTGGCAAACATAACGATTACCTtg GTGGACTTGAATTAAGTTGTAACAGCAAAGGAGCCCGACTTAGACATTGGGTAGATGCAATTAAATTTCCAGATCATCGGCACCAAGCTTGGCACAACTTAACAGATACTGTTTTTCCCAcagaataa
- the LOC143352309 gene encoding rabphilin-3A isoform X1: MDITVKDPGRGTRWVCPNDRHLALRAKLRIGWSVKTGSLDSKWGNYSNSYTAASNRCAQSFVLSEEEQQAIIEVIQRAEALDLSEQERIGRLVERLENMKRNVCIVTGTRMNERRNCSSRCSNSTHCVCSCALCGEKFGAVLGATPNLCKDCRKYICQKCGIETTELNSAFQNAASTKSVSDRTTMQRIVRRSNNSQKQFLCRICAETREMWKKSGAWFIKGMPKYILPEKKERGWSRIGHKQMTWAVGGNKSLELTDPHDSSSDEEVTRLSPFSNSAQSTSSVSKTSPGHRSNDLSPFNNREECSDQLDRSTLSITSQCSRVSPTSSVTSSRLRTNGRTTHEPQVEQRVSFEDEIVNEKVKKSNNPNDVNNDTHRIEFNSYNQLKNSQVQSLRLNSSMVPMKLGTTIIPTEQIVEHIQIKKKHMGQDVSQSCLEKENPRSNNQIDSSHLQMSEHGVGQSYGTLEISLRYDPAVQCLQCKVERARDLRPMDIHGLADPFCKLNILPVDLVASTKRLRTKTVHKTRNPEFNEILNFYGTTETDIWNGKTLHILILQDDPAGQDFLGEARFPLHELQPRQTKHYNVPLQDYYPVDNEEAAWGVFSSGWGKIEVTLSYCTRRRALTVMVQQAANLLPMDSNGFSDPFVKLCLIENITNNQKQRVFDYSVARITGRKFMPKKIIGRNSQNTTIKWKTLNPRWNEEFIFTTPLTDLTKLALYVTVWDKDFGKHNDYLGGLELSCNSKGARLRHWVDAIKFPDHRHQAWHNLTDTVFPTE; this comes from the exons ATGGACATCACAGTAAAAGATCCAGGTAGAGGAACCAGATGGGTTTGTCCAAATGATCGTCATTTGGCTTTGAGAGCAAA ATTACGCATAGGATGGTCTGTGAAAACTGGTTCTTTAGATTCAAAATGGGGTAATTATTCTAATTCTTACACTGCTGCTTCAAATCGTTGCGCACAATCATTTGTCTTGTCTGAAGAAGAACAACAAGCAATCATAGAG GTCATTCAAAGAGCCGAAGCCTTAGATCTGTCAGAACAAGAACGAATTGGTAGATTAGTAGAGAGACTAGAAAACATGAAACGTAATGTTTGCATTGTCACGGGAACAAGAATGaatgagagacgaaactgtAGCAGCCGTTGTTCCAATAGCACGCATTGCGTATGTTCCTGTGCTCTCTGTGGTGAAAAATTTGGGGCTGTCCTAGGCGCAACACCGAATCTTTGCAAGGACTGCCGTAAATACATATGTCAGAAGTGTGGCATAGAAACTACCGAACTTAATTCAGCATTTCAAAATGCAGCTTCGACCAAAAGTGTATCAGATAGAACAACTATGCAACGTATTGTCAGACGTTCGAATAACAGTCAAAAGCAATTTCTTTGTCGGATATGCGCGGAGACCAGAGAAATGTGGAAAAAAAGCGGCGCTTGGTTTATTAAAGGAATGCCGAAATATATTTTGCCCGAGAAGAAG GAGCGAGGATGGTCGCGGATAGGTCACAAACAAATGACTTGGGCAGTTGGAGGAAACAAATCTCTAGAATTGACAGATCCCCATGATTCTTCTTCAGATGAGGAAGTAACGCGACTTTCACCGTTCTCGAATTCCGCTCAATCAACTAGCAGTGTATCGAAAACATCGCCGGGACATCGATCCAACGATTTATCACCATTTAATAATCGTGAAGAATGTTCAGATCAATTAGATAGGTCTACTCTTTCAATTACATCACAATGTAGTCGTGTTTCGCCGACTTCCTCGGTTACAAGCTCACGATTGCGAACAAACGGTAGAACCACTCACGAGCCTCAAGTTGAACAACGTGTGTCTTTCGAAGATGAAATTGTCAATGAAAAAGTTAAGAAATCTAACAATCCTAACGACGTGAATAATGACACCCATAGAATAGAGTTTAACTCGTACAATCAATTAAAAAACTCACAGGTACAATCTCTCAG ACTGAACTCGTCAATGGTTCCAATGAAACTGGGAACGACAATCATTCCAACGGAACAAATAGTAGAACACATTCAAATCAAAAAGAAACACATGGGTCAGGACGTAAGTCAATCTTGCTTAGAAAAAGAGAACCCGCGCAGCAACAATCAAATCGACTCGTCACACCTACAAATGTCGGAGCACG GGGTGGGGCAAAGTTATGGAACTCTAGAAATCTCCTTGCGGTACGACCCAGCGGTTCAGTGCCTCCAGTGCAAAGTGGAACGAGCACGAGACTTACGACCAATGGACATTCACGGTCTCGCCGATCCGTTTTGCAAACTGAACATATTACCAGTAGACCTAGTTGCGAGTACGAAACGTCTCCGAACAAAGACAGTTCACAAAACACGGAATCCGGAATTCAACGAGATTCTAAACTTTTATGGAACGACAGAAACAGAC ATATGGAATGGCAAAACACTACACATTCTGATACTCCAGGACGATCCAGCAGGTCAAGACTTTCTAGGAGAAGCTAGGTTTCCTCTGCACGAGTTACAACCCCGTCAAACAAAACATTATAATGTCCCATTACAAGATTATTATCCA GTGGACAATGAAGAAGCTGCATGGGGTGTGTTTTCCAGTGGATGGGGAAAGATCGAAGTGACTCTAAGTTATTGTACAAGACGTAGAGCATTGACGGTTATGGTTCAACAAGCTGCAAACCTACTTCCAATGGATAGTAACGGATTTTCCGACCCATTTGTCAAGTTGTGCCTTATAGAAAATATAACAAACAATCAAAAACAACGTGTCTTCGACTATTCAGTTGCACGTATCACAGGCAGAAAATTCATGCCGAAGAAAATCATAGGTCGCAATTCACAGAATACAACAATCAAGTGGAAAACCTTAAATCCAAGATGGAACGAAGAATTCATTTTTACTACTCCATTGACAGATCTTACGAAACTCGCATTATACGTTACAGTGTGGGACAAGGACTTTGGCAAACATAACGATTACCTtg GTGGACTTGAATTAAGTTGTAACAGCAAAGGAGCCCGACTTAGACATTGGGTAGATGCAATTAAATTTCCAGATCATCGGCACCAAGCTTGGCACAACTTAACAGATACTGTTTTTCCCAcagaataa